A region from the Wolbachia endosymbiont of Folsomia candida genome encodes:
- a CDS encoding type IV secretion system protein, translating to MINKISLLLMLCFVITSCTMDCVEPGLQSRNTSVNVDVPVRETNNGSKIHWVDSNQVIGKDEQIKFSIGGSVNFCHSKKDKNPKKVLVPASFCSNGDVPNYDKAKDITKVPDNYGVKALDNYGVNEKELCVDKGIDKGFGSSRRYIDTEIKVNPGDKLSFSLVPRKIKIDCNNLDLFKGKVVLDGDYKNISGSNATIQDICKGGQFINKKGEVVDLNPLDKRKDSKGNEHYQAYEVFVGNGYTPYDNKVHDIQAKVPWINGALLDLRRVKTGLNDLCSQDQGHEWEKRCDSNEGKKYSSYELNCYVQNICYNDQGVWNGGSNKNCASSIRYEKYDNRQGACDMYSHLNKVKKELTDDKDSTLDQNASWAEALVAKIAPSMNYDNTPENDRLDIRNDAEGTQCLPQGTGANGDSVCSKIDNDFEHFSLRLNYDYTVNTNIEPGSSVMLGIADHGASGFKRGGYHVEVTRSCEFTEGNKLYFYLGDNPPMDLPGIGTNDFNSVLGLHKRKEDNVYYYKIDGGSFLEGETKKIYFGIDVSNVKVEDITYEKDKYYEDNKYTVNLFVKKKINNFISSTVNDIFKFIMEGGNETIKDSYEGYRKGLLQGVRALLTLYVIFTVVGYMLGTVQLSKFDFIVRITKIAFIAFAFSEQSWELFGTNLSKLFVGGSVYLVDSFSGYIGEGGKKFAFLDLTAGVLFTSETWLKFLSLMLSGPFGFIAFLLILKATFMFLKCMISAIVKYVIATVLGAFLLSLTPLFIVFMLFQQTKSLFDNWIKTLAQVSFQPVILFSSLAILNQLMYSVLYNLTNFSACYQCLISVNFMSYDLCLMKSILPLGYSAGTSVDVALNSGRSSGYFAALPIDLVQAFIYLIIAGAMEAFVSMSDAMAQAIFGVSFGVAGNIGRVAHSASQSVLSTVGLDDNTQNMIQRIKGGPPKDKAGVDFKGKPPSNDQTPGQSGGPESAGDKTKEGKTKPPSNDGTPGKSSGQESSTEKVTRKGSEGEESK from the coding sequence ATGATAAATAAAATCTCATTACTACTTATGTTATGTTTTGTAATAACTAGCTGTACAATGGATTGTGTTGAACCTGGGTTGCAAAGTAGAAATACTAGCGTTAATGTTGATGTTCCAGTAAGAGAAACTAATAATGGTTCTAAGATTCATTGGGTTGATTCCAATCAAGTGATTGGTAAAGATGAGCAAATAAAATTTAGTATTGGTGGATCAGTCAACTTTTGCCACTCTAAAAAAGACAAAAATCCAAAAAAAGTACTTGTACCTGCTAGCTTTTGTTCCAATGGTGACGTGCCAAATTATGATAAAGCTAAGGATATTACTAAAGTGCCAGATAATTATGGTGTTAAAGCGCTAGATAATTATGGTGTTAATGAAAAGGAACTATGTGTTGATAAGGGTATTGATAAGGGTTTTGGTAGTAGCAGGCGTTATATTGATACTGAAATAAAAGTCAATCCTGGTGATAAATTAAGCTTTAGTTTAGTGCCTAGAAAAATAAAAATTGATTGTAATAACCTAGATCTTTTTAAAGGAAAAGTTGTCTTGGACGGTGATTATAAAAATATTAGTGGTAGTAATGCTACCATACAAGATATATGCAAGGGGGGTCAGTTTATTAATAAAAAAGGTGAAGTGGTTGATCTTAACCCATTAGACAAAAGAAAAGATAGCAAGGGAAATGAACATTATCAAGCATATGAGGTCTTTGTTGGTAATGGATACACCCCCTATGATAATAAAGTACATGATATTCAAGCTAAAGTGCCGTGGATAAATGGTGCATTATTAGATTTACGTAGAGTGAAAACAGGATTGAATGATTTGTGTAGTCAGGATCAAGGTCATGAGTGGGAAAAAAGATGCGATTCGAATGAAGGAAAAAAATATAGCTCTTATGAGCTTAACTGTTATGTTCAGAATATATGCTATAACGACCAAGGTGTATGGAATGGGGGTTCTAACAAGAATTGTGCTTCTTCGATAAGATATGAAAAGTACGATAATCGTCAAGGTGCATGTGATATGTACTCTCACTTAAATAAAGTTAAAAAAGAGCTTACGGATGATAAAGATTCTACACTAGATCAAAATGCTTCCTGGGCTGAGGCTCTGGTTGCAAAGATTGCTCCAAGTATGAATTATGACAATACTCCTGAAAATGATCGTCTTGATATAAGGAATGATGCTGAAGGTACTCAATGTCTTCCACAAGGAACAGGAGCAAACGGTGATTCAGTGTGTTCTAAGATAGACAATGACTTTGAGCATTTTTCTTTGAGATTAAATTATGATTATACAGTTAATACAAACATAGAACCTGGTAGTAGTGTAATGCTTGGTATAGCAGATCATGGTGCTTCTGGATTTAAGAGAGGTGGCTATCATGTGGAAGTAACTAGATCATGTGAATTTACTGAAGGTAACAAATTGTATTTCTACCTAGGTGATAACCCTCCGATGGATTTACCTGGTATAGGAACCAATGATTTTAACAGTGTGCTAGGACTACATAAAAGAAAAGAAGATAATGTTTACTATTACAAAATAGATGGCGGTTCCTTCCTTGAAGGAGAGACCAAAAAGATATACTTTGGAATTGATGTAAGTAATGTAAAAGTAGAGGATATCACATATGAAAAGGACAAATATTATGAAGATAACAAATATACTGTAAATTTATTTGTAAAAAAGAAAATCAATAATTTTATTTCATCAACTGTAAACGATATATTCAAGTTTATAATGGAAGGAGGTAATGAAACCATTAAAGATTCGTATGAAGGGTATAGAAAAGGTTTGCTCCAAGGAGTAAGAGCTTTACTTACTTTATATGTTATATTTACCGTTGTAGGCTATATGCTTGGAACAGTACAACTGAGTAAATTTGATTTCATTGTAAGGATAACTAAGATAGCATTTATAGCTTTTGCATTTAGCGAGCAAAGCTGGGAACTTTTTGGTACAAATTTATCCAAGCTTTTTGTAGGTGGAAGCGTTTATTTAGTTGATAGCTTTTCTGGTTATATAGGGGAAGGGGGCAAAAAATTTGCATTCCTAGACTTAACAGCAGGGGTATTATTCACAAGCGAAACTTGGTTAAAGTTCCTATCGTTGATGCTTTCTGGCCCTTTTGGTTTTATTGCATTTTTGTTAATACTTAAGGCTACTTTTATGTTTTTAAAATGCATGATTAGCGCTATAGTGAAATATGTGATAGCTACAGTTTTAGGGGCCTTTTTATTATCATTAACGCCTTTATTTATTGTGTTTATGCTATTTCAACAGACTAAGTCCTTGTTTGATAACTGGATAAAAACGTTGGCTCAAGTTTCATTTCAACCAGTCATTTTATTTTCGTCTTTAGCTATTTTAAATCAGTTAATGTATTCCGTACTATATAATCTCACAAACTTTTCTGCATGTTATCAATGCTTAATTAGCGTAAACTTCATGTCATATGATCTTTGTCTTATGAAGTCGATATTACCTCTTGGATATAGTGCAGGCACTAGTGTTGATGTTGCATTAAATAGTGGAAGATCTAGTGGATATTTTGCAGCATTACCAATAGATCTAGTACAAGCATTTATATATTTAATAATTGCTGGTGCAATGGAAGCTTTTGTTTCTATGTCAGATGCTATGGCTCAAGCAATATTTGGAGTTAGTTTTGGAGTTGCTGGTAATATTGGCCGCGTTGCTCATAGCGCATCACAATCTGTACTTTCAACTGTTGGCCTTGATGATAATACTCAAAATATGATACAGCGTATTAAGGGAGGACCGCCTAAAGATAAGGCAGGTGTCGATTTTAAAGGTAAACCACCATCTAATGATCAAACACCAGGTCAATCAGGTGGCCCAGAAAGTGCTGGTGATAAAACTAAAGAAGGTAAGACTAAGCCGCCATCTAATGATGGAACGCCAGGTAAATCAAGTGGTCAAGAAAGTTCTACTGAAAAAGTTACAAGAAAAGGCTCAGAGGGGGAAGAAAGTAAATGA
- a CDS encoding type IV secretion system protein, protein MFRFWLIALMFCLSGCGERHCIKPESLSNLREKLDIVSTQQKWVNSAVHISDTVKVTEISIVPNKLNFCPDQYKDFTVANEGTIATRETVSLPFALKEGDSISFSILEHKICKSNENDQIRHIEIDKKCGEKETEHFAKILNQEKCQSGICPNKYAIGNAGWLDGKEYSSSGFSNQDEKRKEIENIINSIKQGQDIDCSKLSDDHKSKIDTYVLNMMCKKVCTTTLNANCVEGESYLGDKDLFNSLTAVIDINSRTSASDDDKNNDIVKLMELFRKEVETNGMKTYIPSLQITMANEDIAKEDFEHLKGSIRTNYDYTMENDHHVGENLTLIFGSYGGKGGYNMRVTKSYSLKDDLYISVSDKLPEHNPGESSSDISVDINKVNDSQYMEDLQKKLKSKNGTIYYGVRDHGCSYKNGGEFNISLTIKEPPRRTFSAIYKFFDERVKEAFFGSSYKDADAIHSDTSPVKSLYQSFVASNRTNTIRSTIISLLVLFIVLYTLYYFFGLSHSSIYEFLLICVRIGIIAQLLQDNSWNFFYNNAFSIFVNTPKELIEIANFRGTTSNVFEFLDLPLNRFFSPHSVLLIVSLIFSGPLGIVAFCLVIWGLITVVLSIFNALFSFVTSIAIIALLLSLAPIFIICALFKYTRKMFTSWISTLARFAIHPVIILIFISLISQVMDYIVYSVFDFEVCTTCIFSIDLKIFKPCFLYAYASKYTPNITAMMSFVILGHAMKALIKASSAISDSLFNTYVPGDAGQHYKQSLLGVLGLDQESAQRRGGGGGASQSPSAVSKRPQIPQAANRPQIPSGKP, encoded by the coding sequence ATGTTTAGATTTTGGTTAATAGCTTTAATGTTTTGCTTATCCGGCTGCGGAGAGCGACACTGTATTAAACCAGAAAGCCTATCAAATTTGCGTGAAAAATTGGATATAGTGTCAACGCAGCAGAAATGGGTTAACTCTGCTGTGCATATTTCAGATACGGTAAAAGTAACAGAAATTAGTATAGTTCCCAATAAACTTAATTTTTGTCCTGATCAATATAAGGATTTTACAGTTGCAAATGAAGGCACTATTGCTACAAGAGAAACAGTTTCATTGCCATTTGCGCTAAAAGAAGGAGACTCGATAAGTTTTAGCATCCTTGAACATAAAATATGTAAGAGTAATGAGAATGATCAGATAAGACATATAGAAATTGATAAAAAGTGTGGTGAGAAAGAAACAGAACATTTTGCAAAGATTTTAAATCAAGAAAAATGTCAGAGTGGCATATGTCCTAACAAATACGCAATAGGCAATGCAGGATGGCTAGATGGAAAAGAATACTCTAGTTCAGGTTTTTCAAATCAAGATGAAAAGAGAAAGGAAATCGAAAATATTATTAACTCTATAAAACAAGGACAAGACATAGATTGCAGTAAACTTTCAGATGATCACAAAAGCAAAATAGATACGTATGTTTTGAACATGATGTGTAAAAAGGTATGCACCACTACTTTAAATGCAAATTGTGTGGAAGGTGAGTCTTATCTTGGAGACAAAGACTTGTTTAACAGTCTTACTGCGGTGATTGATATAAATAGCAGGACCAGCGCATCTGATGACGACAAAAATAATGATATAGTAAAACTAATGGAACTTTTTAGAAAAGAAGTAGAAACAAATGGAATGAAAACTTACATTCCATCTTTGCAAATCACAATGGCAAACGAAGATATAGCAAAGGAAGATTTTGAACATCTGAAAGGTAGCATACGTACTAACTATGACTATACAATGGAAAATGATCACCATGTAGGTGAGAATTTAACTCTTATCTTTGGTAGTTATGGTGGCAAGGGTGGTTACAATATGAGAGTCACAAAAAGTTATAGTCTAAAAGATGACTTGTATATAAGTGTTTCTGATAAGCTACCTGAACATAATCCTGGTGAAAGTTCATCTGATATATCTGTAGATATCAATAAAGTCAATGACTCTCAGTATATGGAAGATTTACAAAAAAAGCTAAAGAGCAAAAATGGTACCATATACTATGGAGTAAGGGATCATGGTTGCAGTTATAAAAATGGGGGCGAGTTTAATATTAGCCTAACGATTAAAGAACCACCTAGAAGGACTTTTAGTGCAATATATAAATTTTTCGATGAAAGAGTAAAAGAAGCATTTTTTGGTTCCAGCTACAAAGATGCTGATGCAATCCATTCTGATACTAGTCCAGTCAAGTCTCTTTACCAAAGCTTTGTTGCATCAAATAGAACAAATACCATTAGGTCTACAATAATATCGCTCTTAGTGTTATTTATAGTCTTATATACACTTTATTACTTCTTTGGGTTATCTCATTCATCTATATACGAATTTTTGCTTATATGCGTAAGAATAGGAATTATTGCTCAGCTATTGCAGGATAATAGCTGGAACTTTTTTTATAACAATGCATTTTCTATATTCGTTAACACCCCAAAAGAGTTAATAGAAATAGCGAATTTTAGAGGTACTACCTCAAATGTTTTTGAATTTCTTGATTTACCGTTGAATAGGTTTTTCTCGCCACACTCAGTATTGTTAATAGTATCTCTTATATTTTCTGGTCCTTTAGGAATTGTTGCTTTTTGCTTAGTGATTTGGGGGTTAATCACAGTTGTCTTATCTATTTTTAATGCTTTATTCTCTTTTGTTACATCTATAGCAATAATAGCGTTGTTATTATCTTTAGCGCCTATTTTTATTATTTGTGCTCTGTTTAAATATACTAGAAAAATGTTTACCAGTTGGATTAGCACCTTAGCTAGATTTGCAATTCATCCAGTAATAATATTGATTTTTATATCATTAATAAGCCAGGTTATGGATTATATTGTGTATTCGGTATTTGATTTTGAGGTCTGTACTACATGTATATTTAGTATTGACCTAAAGATTTTTAAGCCTTGTTTTCTCTATGCTTATGCTTCCAAGTATACACCTAATATCACTGCTATGATGTCTTTTGTGATTTTAGGCCATGCTATGAAAGCTTTGATCAAAGCTTCCTCAGCAATATCTGATTCATTGTTTAATACATACGTACCAGGTGACGCTGGACAACACTACAAGCAGAGTTTATTGGGAGTATTAGGCTTAGATCAAGAAAGTGCTCAAAGAAGAGGAGGAGGCGGTGGTGCTTCTCAGTCACCAAGCGCAGTGAGTAAAAGACCTCAAATACCTCAAGCAGCTAATAGACCTCAAATACCAAGTGGAAAGCCATGA
- a CDS encoding type IV secretion system protein produces MKLHFSRYWFKLLLFAAYVLITGCSKNDMPFPRCISADYFGPNPISVSAHFPSDHDNFIPEDKEIIDPNTGEINYGFHHNQVVRWEDTGLETNGDSLVVRANGAWTSWSDGNKKESKGNYSLQDLEKLKYATKFEGRQGDNKLPDFHLVCNDYKIKKQDVSNCSGVNCKFIEESGNTNRGIPCWFTNGHGAYLLFRREGEPNPNQNLKSMRNPSSPTIHLGYNSTAEGDSGVFTLDRNSNQLKDLDCNSLKLQEGWKIYVKILDGYYLDNAGGYSFEFLGGVQQQSNFGFFDDIYKFLKCVLLINKNCQGYFNSDDPAAAQAMFENIVKEGSSFHNFVLSLLVLFVVISSLLYLFGMVQDTKQDMLVRMMKIALVVMLLSPGSFEFFYNHFLILFVEGLEQLIKVITNFSPNANTKHLFGFMENMFWKFFSDSVWKKFAAFLHYQMWLSALLIPLIFIGIVLYFLLCLYAFIIFLTGFMGIAFLIAIMPLFLVSILFSKLKDLFEGWIKFCISFCLKSVMIFTLLSLLGAMVMDTFYRQLGFTVCYNKWFEVRLCIPSWMGGFCIIDKQYFGWTPGQVFVPYTIGEASSINIDESMDGIESISRRGGTVKFTGGAAYIPLPPDYIEKGFRYIDYPFFNPVPGTQNNPADHYIAESDIVVNGECDKEVKDLVRLTNSLSHAVEKFDILLLIDNISKKIDEVTEAYCRQLGNASQCTNYRDTIKKVILQPSLKNEIKSLTEKVIESDGSCKLEDFYELNKKYQDNRDYQIVKDIDIGDLLNVWEIVILFLLSFLMFSLRKLVQEMGSGLAGGGYSAYSTSSMYQGGGILSQISFNIKGENVSLMQLISIPKHSLQGLVGGGLESLGKFATGLPNKLAGGTAHLLGRIPIVGGVFEHAINVPRKLVNATIEATKFATSPENDVDRLEEKIYRAFGVDKEDITHRKIDKYLDYYKGYVGSHLGYTIEDAMKFTWKHGLDSMNGINPATGEKDGYQYNLLHRAKSHREAFLEKLHDHTIGRTRKPEKHKKESDNNQSNESSTAHPSSSESLRATGAPSESPSHDSIRRGTPGSGTTRTPPKRKAPSPPTSSDESVRRRGLPTEEPDTEGDN; encoded by the coding sequence ATGAAACTACATTTTAGTAGATATTGGTTTAAGTTGTTGCTTTTTGCAGCTTATGTTTTGATAACAGGCTGCAGCAAGAATGATATGCCTTTTCCAAGATGTATATCAGCTGATTATTTTGGTCCTAACCCTATCTCAGTCAGTGCTCATTTTCCAAGTGATCATGATAACTTTATTCCTGAAGATAAAGAAATTATTGATCCCAATACTGGTGAAATTAATTATGGTTTTCATCATAATCAAGTAGTTAGGTGGGAAGATACAGGACTAGAAACCAATGGAGATAGTTTAGTAGTAAGAGCTAATGGTGCATGGACATCTTGGAGTGATGGTAATAAGAAAGAATCTAAAGGTAATTATAGCTTGCAAGATTTGGAAAAATTAAAATATGCAACTAAATTCGAAGGAAGGCAAGGTGATAACAAATTACCTGATTTTCACTTAGTTTGTAATGACTATAAAATAAAAAAACAAGATGTTTCAAATTGTTCTGGCGTAAATTGTAAATTTATTGAGGAAAGCGGAAATACAAATCGCGGCATTCCATGTTGGTTTACCAATGGCCATGGTGCTTATCTTTTATTTAGAAGAGAGGGCGAGCCAAACCCAAATCAAAATCTGAAATCTATGCGTAATCCTTCATCCCCTACTATACATTTAGGTTATAATTCTACAGCAGAAGGCGACAGTGGAGTTTTTACTCTGGACAGAAATAGCAATCAATTAAAGGATTTAGATTGTAATTCACTGAAGTTACAAGAGGGATGGAAAATATATGTAAAAATATTAGATGGGTATTATTTAGATAATGCAGGTGGCTATTCGTTCGAGTTTTTGGGTGGAGTTCAGCAACAAAGTAACTTTGGATTTTTTGACGATATTTATAAATTTCTAAAATGTGTATTATTGATCAATAAAAATTGCCAAGGATATTTTAATAGTGATGATCCTGCGGCTGCGCAGGCTATGTTCGAAAACATAGTTAAAGAGGGCTCAAGTTTTCATAATTTCGTACTTTCCTTGCTTGTCTTGTTTGTAGTGATTTCATCACTTCTTTATCTTTTTGGCATGGTACAAGACACTAAGCAAGATATGCTTGTTAGAATGATGAAGATTGCACTCGTAGTAATGCTTTTATCTCCTGGAAGTTTCGAATTTTTCTATAATCATTTTCTTATTTTGTTTGTTGAAGGCCTTGAGCAGTTGATAAAGGTAATTACTAATTTTTCTCCTAATGCAAATACTAAGCATTTGTTCGGTTTCATGGAAAACATGTTTTGGAAGTTTTTTTCTGATTCTGTTTGGAAAAAATTTGCAGCGTTTTTACATTATCAAATGTGGTTAAGCGCTCTTCTGATACCGTTAATTTTCATAGGGATTGTTCTATATTTCTTGTTATGCTTGTATGCTTTCATAATATTTCTCACTGGTTTTATGGGTATAGCTTTTCTTATAGCTATAATGCCACTGTTCCTAGTCTCTATTCTATTTTCAAAACTAAAAGACCTATTTGAAGGTTGGATAAAGTTCTGTATCAGTTTTTGTTTAAAATCAGTTATGATATTCACTCTGTTGTCACTGCTTGGTGCGATGGTAATGGACACCTTCTATAGGCAGTTAGGTTTTACTGTATGTTACAATAAATGGTTCGAAGTAAGACTTTGCATTCCATCATGGATGGGAGGTTTTTGTATTATTGATAAGCAGTACTTCGGTTGGACTCCAGGGCAAGTTTTTGTACCTTATACTATCGGTGAAGCCTCCTCAATTAATATAGATGAAAGTATGGACGGTATAGAAAGCATAAGCAGGAGAGGAGGTACAGTAAAGTTTACTGGCGGTGCTGCATATATCCCTCTTCCACCTGACTATATTGAAAAAGGTTTTCGTTATATAGATTACCCTTTCTTTAATCCAGTTCCTGGTACTCAGAATAATCCAGCAGATCATTATATTGCAGAAAGTGATATAGTAGTTAATGGAGAGTGTGATAAAGAAGTCAAAGATCTTGTGCGTTTAACAAACAGTTTATCACATGCAGTGGAAAAATTTGATATCTTATTATTGATTGATAATATAAGCAAAAAGATAGATGAAGTAACAGAAGCTTATTGCAGACAGCTAGGAAATGCAAGCCAGTGTACTAATTATAGAGACACCATAAAAAAGGTGATTCTACAACCAAGTTTAAAAAATGAAATCAAGTCTTTGACGGAAAAGGTTATTGAAAGTGATGGAAGCTGTAAATTGGAAGATTTTTATGAATTAAACAAAAAATATCAGGATAATAGAGACTATCAAATAGTGAAAGATATAGATATAGGTGACTTACTTAACGTGTGGGAAATTGTTATACTATTTTTGCTTTCATTTTTAATGTTCTCCTTGCGCAAATTAGTGCAAGAAATGGGCTCAGGTCTTGCTGGTGGTGGATACAGTGCTTACAGTACATCCAGTATGTATCAGGGAGGTGGTATATTATCTCAGATATCGTTTAACATAAAGGGGGAAAATGTGAGCTTAATGCAGCTTATTTCCATACCTAAACATTCGTTGCAAGGTCTTGTTGGTGGAGGCTTAGAGTCTCTAGGTAAATTTGCTACTGGACTTCCTAATAAACTAGCTGGAGGCACAGCTCATCTTTTAGGTAGAATACCAATAGTTGGTGGAGTATTTGAACATGCTATTAATGTTCCACGTAAACTTGTAAACGCTACCATTGAAGCAACTAAATTTGCCACATCACCTGAAAATGATGTTGATAGGCTTGAAGAGAAGATTTACAGAGCATTTGGAGTTGATAAAGAAGATATTACGCATAGGAAAATCGATAAGTATTTAGACTACTACAAAGGCTATGTAGGGTCACACTTAGGCTATACAATAGAAGATGCTATGAAGTTTACTTGGAAACACGGCCTTGATTCTATGAACGGAATTAATCCTGCTACAGGAGAAAAAGATGGTTATCAATATAATCTACTCCATAGAGCGAAATCGCACAGGGAAGCATTCTTAGAAAAGCTTCATGATCACACTATCGGCAGAACAAGAAAGCCAGAAAAACATAAAAAAGAAAGTGATAATAACCAATCGAATGAATCATCAACTGCACATCCATCATCCAGCGAATCGCTGAGAGCAACTGGAGCACCTTCGGAGTCACCATCGCACGACTCAATCAGAAGAGGTACACCAGGTTCTGGAACAACAAGAACACCGCCAAAAAGGAAGGCGCCAAGTCCACCAACTTCATCAGATGAATCAGTTAGAAGAAGGGGATTGCCAACTGAAGAACCAGATACAGAAGGGGATAATTAG